In one Winogradskyella sp. MH6 genomic region, the following are encoded:
- a CDS encoding 5' nucleotidase, NT5C type has protein sequence MLTIFVDMDDVLADTYGKHIELYNEEHKQELSLAHIESGEVWQNVPEIHQESIWQHVHKEGFFRDLEPIKDSIQVMEALCNKHNVYIATAATQFPNSLKEKSDWLDEHMPFITWQHRIMCGHKFILNGDLLIDDRSYNLERFAGDTLLFDSPHNQHETDYTRVYNWLEVAERLL, from the coding sequence ATGCTCACAATATTTGTAGATATGGATGACGTACTTGCCGACACTTACGGTAAGCACATAGAATTATACAACGAAGAACACAAACAAGAACTCTCACTAGCGCATATAGAATCTGGAGAAGTATGGCAAAATGTCCCAGAAATTCATCAGGAAAGTATATGGCAACATGTACACAAAGAAGGCTTTTTTAGAGACTTAGAGCCTATAAAAGATAGTATTCAGGTTATGGAAGCATTGTGCAACAAGCATAACGTATATATTGCTACTGCTGCAACCCAGTTTCCTAACTCGTTAAAGGAAAAAAGCGACTGGTTAGATGAGCATATGCCTTTTATAACTTGGCAGCATCGTATTATGTGTGGCCATAAGTTTATCCTTAATGGTGATTTATTAATTGACGATAGAAGCTACAACTTAGAGCGCTTTGCTGGTGATACCTTGTTATTTGATTCCCCACACAACCAACACGAAACAGACTATACACGTGTATATAATTGGTTGGAAGTTGCTGAGCGTTTGTTGTAA
- a CDS encoding ImmA/IrrE family metallo-endopeptidase: MLERNDFLSRNDVIEINELASGISEYYFPNGQIDPIFIAERNAISYSFGDYDDSFDGLLECENNEFHIFMNLTRLKHAYSERSRFTFGHELGHYFIDDHRNALLNGLSPSHCSYTGFKSRNRAERQADYFASCLLMPENGFRKYCFRKKFEFRIIDELSKKYGTSKSATALRFCAIGNHPIMVVYSYDNNIKWFWSSEDFRFKWLKHGKDRLSEDTVAGEYFNLGRKVSRTEPVYAMDWFDIKYDNQANLPFKEHCLMHDKHCLSIIWEE, translated from the coding sequence ATGCTAGAAAGAAATGATTTTTTATCGAGAAACGATGTAATTGAAATTAACGAATTAGCGAGTGGGATTTCTGAATATTATTTTCCAAATGGTCAAATAGACCCAATTTTTATCGCTGAAAGAAACGCTATATCATATAGTTTTGGCGATTATGATGATTCATTTGATGGATTACTTGAATGTGAAAATAATGAATTTCACATTTTTATGAATCTGACTAGACTTAAGCATGCGTATTCTGAAAGATCAAGATTCACTTTTGGTCACGAATTAGGACATTATTTTATTGATGACCACAGAAATGCCTTACTAAATGGGCTATCTCCAAGTCATTGCTCTTATACTGGATTTAAAAGCAGAAATAGGGCAGAGCGTCAAGCAGATTATTTTGCGTCATGCCTTCTAATGCCAGAGAATGGTTTTAGAAAATATTGTTTTAGAAAAAAGTTTGAGTTTAGAATTATTGATGAATTATCAAAAAAATATGGCACAAGCAAATCTGCTACTGCTTTAAGGTTTTGTGCAATAGGAAATCATCCAATAATGGTTGTTTATTCCTATGATAATAATATTAAATGGTTTTGGTCTTCTGAGGATTTTCGTTTCAAATGGCTAAAACATGGCAAGGATAGATTATCAGAAGATACAGTTGCTGGTGAATATTTTAATTTAGGAAGGAAAGTTTCAAGAACAGAACCAGTTTATGCTATGGATTGGTTTGATATTAAATATGACAATCAAGCAAATTTGCCATTTAAAGAACATTGTTTAATGCATGACAAACACTGTTTAAGCATAATTTGGGAAGAATAA